CGAAGAGAGCATCGCTGATGCGTTCACCCTCAAGTTCGTCGAGGCAACGCGCCAGTTGAAAGTCGGTAACCCGCTGGAAGACGACACCTACATCGGCCCGATGGCCCGTTACGACCTGCGCGACGAACTCGATGGCCAGGTTCAGGCGACCCTCGCCGAAGGCGCCACCCTGCTGCTGGGTGGCAACAAGGTCGAAGGCGTGGGCAACTTCTACGCACCGACCGTGTTCGCCAACGTCACCCCGGAAATGACGGCGTTCAAACAGGAGCTGTTCGGGCCGGTGGCGGCGATCATCACCGCGCGGGATGCCGACCATGCGGTGGCGCTGGCCAACGACAGCGAGTTCGGCTTGGCGGCGACCATTTACACGGCCGACTACGCCCTGGCCGAGCGCATGACTGCGGCGCTGGATACCGGTGGCGTGTTCATCAACGGTTACTGCGCATCCGACCCCCGCGTCGCCTTCGGTGGCGTGAAGAAGAGCGGTTTTGGCCGTGAGCTGTCGCACTTTGGTGTGCGCGAATTCACCAATGCCCAGACGGTGTGGCTGGATCGAAACTGATTGCTGGATTGGGGCTGCCTTGCGGCCCCACTCGCTTTAATCCCTGGCCTGATCCTTCACCCAGTCCAACATCCCCCCCGGCACGATCAACTCATGCCGTGCCCGCGAACAAGCGGTATACAGGCCCGCCAGCATCCGCGCCCGTTCGTTGCGATTGCCCGCCGCCACCGGCGTGACCATCAGCTCCGGTGACACCATCACCCGGGCGAACTCCATGTTCTTCACGTCCCGCACCCGCCCCAAAAACAGCTTGGGCGCCTTGTCCCAGCGATAACGGCTCTTGGCCTTGGCAAAATGCTCTGGCGTGTAGCCCTTGCGCAGCATGTTCGCCACCGCCACGAAGGCCTTGTCATCGCCCTTGTCCTGCTCCAGCGCCTGCCAGCTGGCATAGCGGAACAACATCGGGTGACGCGGCCGGGTGCCGTAGCGGTACAGCTCGATGCAGTCCTCGACGAACAGCTCGAAATCCTTGCGCGCACTTTTGAGCAGCACAAACGGCACACCTTGGTGAGTGAGACGCTGGAACCAGCCGAACAGGCCCCATTCGTCATCGACGATCAGCGCCGTGGGCTGTTCGGGTACTGTGACGGTGTCGAAGAAGCTGACCCGGGTGTAGTGCTCTGCACTGCCACTGAACGCCGCCTGGATCTTGGCCGGGTGCGCCTGAATCAATGGGTTGAGAACGTTGTCCATCGCAGGCCCGGCACGCAGCGAATGGTCGATATAGCGCTGACGGATGAAGCCACCGTGGTGTGGGCTCAGGCCATTGAGGTTCTGCAACTCGTCACCCAAGGCGATGATCGACTGCGGGCTGCGGTCCAGCACGGCGAGCATCGGTGCCGACAGTTCATGGGCCTCATCGACGATGACGTGGGTGTACCGGCTGTCGATCACCTCCAGTGTCAACGACAGCAGTTTGACCCGGTGGTAGTCACGCACCGGCAGCTGAATGTCGCGCGCTGAAGGGCGAATCAGCTCTTGCCAGTACAACCGGGCCTTTTCCAGCAGCACTTCCTGATCCAGCGGTGACGTGCCAGGGCCCGCCCAGGGCAGGTGGTGCAGCTCGATCTGGGTATCGCCGGTTCGGCAGAAGCTGCGCACGGCCTTGATACACAAGGCAACGACATCGCGGGCGGCCAGCGGGCCGATATCGGGGATATTCAACCACTTCACCACCTGCGCTTCCTGCGGGCGCCAGGACAGCTTGGTGCGATACGGGTCGCGCAAGCGCCAACCGTTACTGGTGAGGTCACGGTTCAGAATCTCGTCTGCCAGTTGGCCGAAGGTCAGCGCGGTGTATGCCTGAGCATCCTTGACGCGTGCCTGCAAGGCGCGCAACTGGCCCTCGGTCAACGCCAGCAACAGTGTGCGCTGGGGATCGAGCAAGCGGGCGAACTGGTGGATCAAGAAAGTCTTGCCGGTTCCAGCAAAACCTTGCACCGCAACAGACTCGTCGACACCTGACAGAAACTCGCGCAGCAGGCGGTTTTGTTGATCGCTCAGCAATAGATCGCTGGCCAACGATGGCAGGTAGACCGGGTGTAGCGGCGTGACCTGTTGCCGGTAGCTATCGGCAAACTGGAAATTCCACTGGCCTTCGGCATCGTGCAAGTCCTCGACGTCGTACTTGACCTCGGCAGACAACAGACCGATACCATTCTCACCCAGCATGCCAAGGCCCATGGCGAACGCCTCGCGGTCGAAGTGCTGCGCCACCTGGCCCTGAAAGCGGCCCGGTGCGGCGATTTCGACTTCGTTGGCGATACGCACGATTTCAGCGAAACGCCGCTCCTGCGCGTCTGCCGTTGCGGTGGCGGGCTGGCGCGGCAGGTTCTGCACGAACAGCACCGCCGCGGCCTCCATTAAGCTGGCAGTCGGGAAAAAATCGCGGGCGGTGGGCTCGCTGGCAAGGCGGTCGGCTTGGTCGCTGGGCAATGGCAGGTAGAACATCGGGACCTCGGGTGGAAACAGGTCGGCACGATAGCAACTTTCCGTGGGGGGTGCTGGACTGCGTGTTGCTGCCCTCAGCCCCTGCCCCGCTTCAGGGTCTCGCTCGGCAACTCCTTGAACAACTGCCGGTAACTCTCGGAAAACCGCCCCAGATGCCAGAACGACCAGCGCATGGCCACCTCCGCCACCGTCACATCCCCCTGGCGCAACAAGTCTCGGCGCGTGCCATTGAGCCGGCGCAGCCGCAGCCAGTGCGCCGGCGGCATACCGGTGAAGGCCTTGAACGCCTGCTGCAACTGGCGCAGAGAAACACCGGCCACATCGGCCAACGCCATCAGATTGAGCGTTTCTTCGGGGCAATCCGCCGCCCATTCACTGACCCGGCGCATGATCTCGCGTGCTTCACTTCGCCTCCCCAGCGCACCGCCGTCCAGCCGCTGGCAGGCGCTGTCGAGGATGAACAGGCAATCTTCAAGCAGTTGCTCTGCCAGCGCCTCGCCCTGCAGCGGGCAATCGGCTTTGCCCAGGCGGGTCAAGGTGGCGCTCAGCCAACTGCCGAACAACGCGTTCTGGCCACTGCCCAACGGCACCATGAACAACCCTTCAAGGCGCTGCGGATCGAGGCCATGGCGAGCCAGGAACGCCTGGTCGAACACCACCGCAACTTCTTCGTAGTTTTCCGGGGTGATCCAGATATTGCGGCTCTGCTCGTTGAGCAGGTAAAGGCTGTTTTCACTGCGGTCGAAGCAGAACGCCAGCGACCCGCTTGGGGGGCGGAAGAACTGCTCGACACGGGTATTCAGACGTTCTTCATACACCTCCACGCCATCGAGCCCCAGGCAACGCAGTTCACCGCTGAAATGACCCGGCGACATTTGCCGGTACTGCTGTTGCCAGCCGGGGGTGGCACGCACCTGTTCAGTGACATCGGTGGTGTGGAAAGCCTGGACCTGTAAGGCATTGAGCGTTGTCACGCATTGTCCTGTATGCACTCTTTTGGTGCATTGATTGCCGAATAAAGTGGATAGATTGCCCCTGGGGGCTGCGACCAAGATAGTCTCCAGCGCGTCACCTGGGAAGCCACCCGCTCCTGCCGCGCACACAAAAACCCAACCAAGAGGTCTGTATGAACGCCCCCTTCGATCAGCTGTCCACGTGGCTGAAAGAACACCGGATCACCGAAGTCGAATGCGTGATCAGCGACCTGACCGGCATCGCCCGCGGCAAGATCGCACCGACCGCCAAGTTTCTTCACGAGCGCGGCATGCGCCTGCCTGAAAGCGTGCTGCTGCAGACGGTCACCGGCGACTACGTTGACGACGACATCTACTACAGCCTGCTCGATGCCGCCGACATCGACATGGTGTGCCGCCCGGACCCATCCGCGGTGTACCAGATCCCCTGGGCAATCGAGCCGACCGCGATCGTTATTCACGACACCTTCGACAAGCAAGGCAACCCCATCGAACTGTCGCCGCGCAACGTCTTGAAAAAGGTGCTCAAGCTGTACGCCGACCAAGGCTGGCAACCGATCGTCGCACCAGAGATGGAGTTCTACCTGACCAAGCGCTGCGAAGACCCAGACCTGCCGCTGCAGGTACCGCTGGGCCGTTCGGGCCGCGCCGAGAGCGGTCGCCAATCGTTCTCGATCGATGCCGCCAACGAATTCGACCCGCTGTTCGAAGACGTCTATGACTGGTGCGAACTGCAGGGCCTGGACCTGGATACGCTGATCCATGAAGACGGCCCGGCACAGATGGAGATCAACTTCCGCCACGGCGACGCCCTGGACCTTGCCGACCAGATCACCGTGTTCAAGCGCACCATGCGCGAAGCGGCGCTCAAGCACAACGTGGCGGCCACCTTCATGGCCAAGCCGATCACTGACGAACCCGGCAGTGCCATGCACCTGCACCAGAGCGTGGTGGACATCGCAACCGGCAAGCCTGTGTTCGCCAATGAAGATGGCAGCATGAGCGAGCTGTTCCTGCACCACATCGGCGGTTTGCAGAAGTACATCCCCAAGCTGCTGCCGATGTTCGCGCCGAACGTCAACTCGTTCCGCCGCTTCCTGCCGGACACCTCAGCACCGGTCAACGTCGAATGGGGCGAAGAAAACCGCACCGCCGGCTTGCGTGTGCCGACCTCGAGCCCCGACGCGATGCGCGTGGAAAACCGCCTGCCGGGCGCCGATGCCAACCCTTACCTGGCCATCGCCGCCAGCCTGCTGTGTGGCTACCTGGGTA
The sequence above is drawn from the Pseudomonas putida genome and encodes:
- a CDS encoding AAA family ATPase is translated as MFYLPLPSDQADRLASEPTARDFFPTASLMEAAAVLFVQNLPRQPATATADAQERRFAEIVRIANEVEIAAPGRFQGQVAQHFDREAFAMGLGMLGENGIGLLSAEVKYDVEDLHDAEGQWNFQFADSYRQQVTPLHPVYLPSLASDLLLSDQQNRLLREFLSGVDESVAVQGFAGTGKTFLIHQFARLLDPQRTLLLALTEGQLRALQARVKDAQAYTALTFGQLADEILNRDLTSNGWRLRDPYRTKLSWRPQEAQVVKWLNIPDIGPLAARDVVALCIKAVRSFCRTGDTQIELHHLPWAGPGTSPLDQEVLLEKARLYWQELIRPSARDIQLPVRDYHRVKLLSLTLEVIDSRYTHVIVDEAHELSAPMLAVLDRSPQSIIALGDELQNLNGLSPHHGGFIRQRYIDHSLRAGPAMDNVLNPLIQAHPAKIQAAFSGSAEHYTRVSFFDTVTVPEQPTALIVDDEWGLFGWFQRLTHQGVPFVLLKSARKDFELFVEDCIELYRYGTRPRHPMLFRYASWQALEQDKGDDKAFVAVANMLRKGYTPEHFAKAKSRYRWDKAPKLFLGRVRDVKNMEFARVMVSPELMVTPVAAGNRNERARMLAGLYTACSRARHELIVPGGMLDWVKDQARD
- a CDS encoding helix-turn-helix domain-containing protein; protein product: MTTLNALQVQAFHTTDVTEQVRATPGWQQQYRQMSPGHFSGELRCLGLDGVEVYEERLNTRVEQFFRPPSGSLAFCFDRSENSLYLLNEQSRNIWITPENYEEVAVVFDQAFLARHGLDPQRLEGLFMVPLGSGQNALFGSWLSATLTRLGKADCPLQGEALAEQLLEDCLFILDSACQRLDGGALGRRSEAREIMRRVSEWAADCPEETLNLMALADVAGVSLRQLQQAFKAFTGMPPAHWLRLRRLNGTRRDLLRQGDVTVAEVAMRWSFWHLGRFSESYRQLFKELPSETLKRGRG
- a CDS encoding glutamine synthetase family protein produces the protein MNAPFDQLSTWLKEHRITEVECVISDLTGIARGKIAPTAKFLHERGMRLPESVLLQTVTGDYVDDDIYYSLLDAADIDMVCRPDPSAVYQIPWAIEPTAIVIHDTFDKQGNPIELSPRNVLKKVLKLYADQGWQPIVAPEMEFYLTKRCEDPDLPLQVPLGRSGRAESGRQSFSIDAANEFDPLFEDVYDWCELQGLDLDTLIHEDGPAQMEINFRHGDALDLADQITVFKRTMREAALKHNVAATFMAKPITDEPGSAMHLHQSVVDIATGKPVFANEDGSMSELFLHHIGGLQKYIPKLLPMFAPNVNSFRRFLPDTSAPVNVEWGEENRTAGLRVPTSSPDAMRVENRLPGADANPYLAIAASLLCGYLGMVEKIDPSAPVQGRAYERRNLRLPITIEDALQHMEDCETVQRYLGKQFVQGYVAVKRAEHENYKRVISSWEREFLMLSV